The nucleotide sequence AACGGAGAGGCCATTGGACAGAGAGAGCAGAGCCGAGTACAACATCACCATCACAGTCACCGACTTGGGGTCCCCCAGGCTCAAAACCGAGCACACCATCAGGGTGCTGGTCTCCGACGTCAATGACAACGCGCCCACCTTCACCcaaacctcctacaccctcttcatccGCGAGAACAACAGCCCCGGCCTGCACCTGGGCACAGTCAGCGCCACAGACAGAGACGCGGGCGCCAACGCCCAAGTCACCTACTCCCTGCTGCCGCCCCGCGACCCGCACCTCGCGCTCGCCTCGCTCATGTCCATCCACGCCGAGCGCGGGCACCTGTTCGCGCTGCGGGCGCTGGACTTCGAGGCGCTGCGCGCCTTCGAGTTCCGCGTGGGCGCGGTGGACGCGGGCTCCCCGGCGCTGAGCAGCGAGGCGCTGGTGcgcgtggtggtggtggacgaCAACGACCACGCGCCCCTGGTGCTGTACCCGCCAGCGCCCAACGGCTCTGCGCCCTGCCCAGAGCTGGTGCCCAGGGCGGCCGAGGAGGGCTACCTGGTGAGCAAGGTGGTGGCGGTGGACGGCGACGCGGGCCAGAACGCCTGGCTGTCCTACCAGCTGCTCAAGGCCACGGAGCCAGGGCTGTTCCGCGTGTGGGCGCACAATGGCGAGGTGCGCACCGCCAGGCCGCTGGGCGAGCGCGACGCGGCgcagcacaggctggtggtgctggtgcaggaccatggcGAGCCAGCCCTGTCTGCCAGCGTCACGCTGCACGTGCTGCTGGTGGACGGCTTCTCGCAGCCCTACCTGCCGCGGCCCGAAGGCGCCCGTGACGAGGCGCAGGCCGACTGGCTCACGGTCTACCTGGTCATTGCGTTGGCCTCTGTGTCTTCGCTCTtcctctgctctgtgctcctgtttGTGGCCCTGAGActgtgcaggaggaggagggccgCCTGGGAGGGTCGCTGTTCTGTGCCAGAGCGCCACTTCCCGGGCCACTTCGTTGGCGTGAGTGGCACGGGCACCCTGTCCCAGAGCTACCAGTATGAGGTGTGTCTGACGGGAGGCTCAGAGGCCAGCGAGTTCAAGTTTCTGAATCCGATTGTGCCCAATATTCAGGCACCAGGCCCTGAGAGGAATAGTGAAGAAAGCTCCAACTTGAGAAATAGCTTTGGATTTAATATtcagtaaaatatatatatatatatatacatacttggTGGACTGCAGTGGTAGTGGGACTGTGTCCCGGAGTTAGTTACAAGATGTGTCAGAGAGGAGGTTCTGAGAGTTTGGTAAATAAATTGGGGAAAACTCTTCCTAAAACCCTTCCTTCAACCCTTCCTATGCGTTTTATATCCAGTTACTTCATCGACTTTCTTGCTCCATATGTATTTTGCTTTATGACACTTCTGAGCCGATGTTTATTTCCCCCAGTTTGTATGCATTTTCCATTGTactgaatattttctcatattctCCCCACTTTGacttttaaatgaaaatttatttGGTTCGAATGAGATTTTAACTTACTCTCTAACCCACAGGCTCTAAACTGGTAAATGTAAACCCAAAATTACAACATCAAGTCACTTTCTTTTCATGTCCCCTAACCCAATTGACCTTTCATCTACAATTAGACTTATTGTAAAAGAAAACTGACTACTTTAGAAATAATACAATCaatcatttcttcctttgattCTTTTTGCATGCTTCCTATGGTTTAATAATGGGCTGCTCTGTGTAAATGTAATTTTTCTTTGTTTAAGTCCATTGTATTTTTTGGtgaatgtttttaaatgtttatcaCTACTGCAAATAAACCTACACAACTCTATCTTATGGTATAACTATAAGCACATATATCAAGTTAAAAGAGGCAGAAGGCAAGTGTCTCATTATTTCTTAACTTATACATTCTGGAAAATGACTATGAAGGCACATGACACTGTGGCCACGCCCAGAATCCTGGGATATGAAATGGCAGTTCCCGGTGTGTCACCAGCGCTACAAAGTTCTAAGACCCAGTGAAGCGCAACAATCTGAATGACAATTTGGATAACACAAAATGTGTGGGTCAGTGTATATGTTATGTTTCCTGTTCTCCTACATTTCATGTAAaaggtatatattttttctaactTTCAAAATTCACACCCAAGAGTAAAATTATACATTACTCCATACTTAGAAAAAAAGTTAGTATTGTTTAACCTTTGTCTGTGTGATGCATTCTGAAATTGCCTCTGCTATTTACTGTCGGGGATCTTGTGAAGTGTCAATAGATATTCCTTTAAGGCTCTTTGTTTAAGTAGTCGTTGTAGGAGAGCGTTTCAGCATGTGCTGCACAGGCACCAACCAACTACTCCTCTTTGTAAAGATCTTACGAGATACAGAAGAGAAACCCTTCGTGGTTGGAGTGCGTGCTGACAAATACCACTAAAATCTATATGTTGCCAAAGGAAAATGCAAGCATACAGGGAGAGTTTAGAAGAAAGgagatgtgtgtgagagagacagcAGCGATGGGAAAGAGGCTATAAAGGGACGGTGCCAATGAATAGAATGATTGTTTTAATAACACAGACTAGAGTCAATGACAATAATGTCTTTTAGATATTTACAACTTGATCTTAGCATTGTAGAAGGGCTGGGTATTAGTCAGTTGATAATGCTGAGAAGTACAATCTCACTCTCTACCCTATCTTAAAAAAAATTCCGTTGGTAAGACAATGTAGCCCTGTTCACCATCATTTGCATACAAGATAAATGTAAAGGACAAAAGGCCACTGTGTTTCATTTAGGTtaattaaaatttcttttttcagaGGTGGAGCCCAGAACAAAATTTCTCCCATTAAATtataggttcccaaacacattactcctctttggaaaaaaaatattACTCAGAGCTCTCCTCGCAATTAATATCTTATATACTATACCCCACAAAATGTAGTTATCTGCTTTTTAACACCCCTTGGATCAATCCAgagccagcccccaccccctcaggggTGATATTACCCACTTTGTGGAACACTGAAGTAaatgaacatttcttttttttttttagaacaaaaacaaaatactggTAAGTTCATTTATCTCCTCTTTCCTGTCTTTAGTGAGGAAAAAGTAGAGACCTTCTGGCTTAAAAGGATACTCCAGGTTAAGCTTCTTAGCATACCAGACAAGAGATATGAGACCACgaaggtaaaaacaaaacaaataagctGACCACTCACTACTGGCGAGAATATAAAATGGTATAGCCACGTTAGAAAAATGTAGGAATTCATACAAATCTTAAATATAGAGTATcctatgatccagcaattccactcctataTATCTATCCAAAACTGTTTAAATGGACTGATGAATAAACACAATGTAACGCACTTCCCTGTAACAGAGTTGTTATTCAGCAATAAAAGGGAAtgcagaactgcacctgtggtaaCAGGGATCCACATCAAAGACATTTTGCTAAGTCAAATAAGTGAAAGGTTCCCACATTGGTATTATGTATTTGTATTTAAACTTCAGAAGTTTAAAGACAATTGAAAACTGCAATAGTAGTGAAATATTCAgaataggtaaatttatagagaccGAAAGTACAACAATGTGGTGGTTTAGGGCTGGAGGGGAGAGATGAAGAGTGGCTGCTAATGAGCACGTCTTTCTTCTTTGTTCAGGTAATGGGAATTCTCTAAAATTAAAATTATGGTGATAGTTCTACAAATACTCTGAAAACCATTGACTTTTAAGTTTTAAATGAGTGAGCTCTATGGAATGTAAACCATGGCTAACAAAGCTTCAAAAATAAAGATGAAGTGGTTCTTGCAGCTTATGGTCCCATCTAAGCTGGGTCTTACCTCATCTGTCATGGGGAAGGGAGATGGAGCGGTTCAGACAGCTCAGAAAACTGTAACAGGGGCGACAACAGAAGCCAGGGCCAGGGACTCATCCTGTTGTTTCCAATGTCTCCTCATATATAACAGCATGTTTTAAAAGGAATTGCTACTGGGGCTGTAGTTGACACATGCATGAATTTActccaaacaaaatatgtttaaatgtCTCTATGATCAGAAAATGACGGCAGCCAAGTTTTTCTGTGAATACATTTTTGTTAGTCTTGTTATGGTGCCTTTGCAAAGAAGTCCAATCAAAATTGTGACTTCTGAGAATATCTGTTGTCAATTAAATTCTAGACAGAGATGGCTGTCAACTCTAAAGGCATGGCAACTGTCTTTTGGGATTCCAAAgtagtaatcttgatagattttcttgatggCCACAGGACAATCACAAAGGTTTACTATCTAGTAGTTTCAAGGCAATTGAAAAACCGCCATGCTAAGAAAAAGGTCAGAGAAATTATACCGAGGTGTTTTCTCTTTTCCCTGTTTGACAATgtatctgctcattcttcaagggtagccagGGTTGTCTATGATATTTCACTGGAAACCCGTATCCCATCCAACCCTCAGACTTAATTTTGTCCTGTAAATtttgtttgttccccaaactcaaaggacatttaaaatggGGCATTATTTGAGTCCCTCGGAGAAACCCAACCCCCCACTTTGATGTGTTGTAAGTCTGAGAGTGTACAAGCCTTTGGGGAAGAGTTAGCAATGGAGATATTACCTTCTAAAATGCACtagaggatagattgagaaagaaTAActccacattttgatatttttacttaATAAGGGAATCTATTTTCTAgcaatgttttttttgtttttacctaCTGTCATGTTGGCGCTCTGCTAGAGAGTGGCCAAGTCTTCAGGAGCTCAGCTGCCCAAACTTAAGTAACTTAATTCTTGCCTTAAAACATGATGTTAGAAAACAAATTTTGCTCTTGTGCTTTAAAtgcctatttttttaaaaattgcttctaTCTCCTTCTTTTTCATCTCCCCTCCATCAAAGTATCTCTTTTATAACTAAATTTAAATGAGTGTATGTGACTCAAATAGCATCAGTCAAAGAATAGACGATCAGTAATTCAGAATTATTTCATACTCATGGGATAAAGTGCAGAAAGGTTATTGTGTGTtactaactatgcaaaggcattcaatttttTTGGATCATAAGAAACTACTGATAACAGTTTGAAGACTAGGAATTCCCAAACACTTCatcatgctcatgtggaacctgtactcaGACCAAAAAGCAGTCTTCAGACAGAACAAAGGGTTATTGCCTGAGAAAATCAGGCAAAGTATGCATCGATGATGTTCTTTCatcatgctgagcaaattatcccaggagctggactatgtgaagaataaTGTGACATCAGAAtaggagaaaggctcattaacaatctgtgatttgtacatgacacaatcttgcttgatgTAAgccaagcacttactgataaatatCAAATaatgtagccttcaatatggattatacctcagtGTGAAAAACTCAAAAATCCTCGCAACTAGACCAATTATGATAAACAAAGACTGAAgctatcaaggattttattttgcttagatCTACAATTGatgctaatggaagcagcagccaaaaatCGAATATAGAATGTCggaacaaggcctctttagagtgtgaAAGGacaaagacatcactttgaggactaaagtgcacctgacccaagccatggtattttcagtcaattaacatacatgtggaagttgaacaATGAGGAAGATCTGAGAgtaattgaagcatttgaattacagtgctcgtGAAAAACATTGGTTACACCAGAGCCTGCCAGGAGAAGAAACAAAAATGCCTCGGACGAAGTAcagtagaatgttccttagaaatgatCTAGACCTTGTCTAATGTGCGTGGGACGTGTTATCAAGAGGGGCCAGTATCTAGgaaaggagatcatgcttggcaaaggagaaggtctgtgaaaaagaggaagattttccCCGGGTGAATTGACAAggatgcagcaatgggctcaagaataaCCAGTTATGAAGATGGGGCAATACtggacagggctttctcctggtATAATTTGGGGCTCTGTGAGTTAGATCTGACTCCACAATACCTAAAATAACATAGTTTAGATGTAACCAAGagcatggggggggggaaatcacttAAGAATATTTATAAGCATAGatcttcatctttctttctaCTTCCAGTCCACCACCAATCCAGACTCCATTGATCTAGTAAATATTTCTGGAAAATGGTGAATTTGGTGGAGTTTTTATATTGCAGATCATTACATTTCTGTTTAACAGTTGAAATTACTTATCAAGCCTCCCAGTAACTTATGCCACCTACCATTTggtttctcttctcctctccctcttgTGGATTACTATCTTCCTCTCTACCCAGGTTAGTGCCTGTCCGTCAGTCCTCTAGCCTATTGTTTCTTCTTCCCTCACTTGCCCTCCCCCATTTGATAACCTCCAAACTCTGTTCCTTTTGGCATGAAAGTCATTCTCTTGTTTTTCCTGTGTATAAATGTGGTGTCATACAACACTTACCCTTTTGTGTGTTTGACTAGtttcactcagtataatattCCTCACGTCAatccatgccatgaggtgcttTGTGGTTTCAGTGTTGATGGTTAGTGGTGTACATTAGTCTATTGTGCATATGTACAAAATTTTCTTTAGTCATTTTTCTATGGATCAGCATTgaggtttccatcttcttgcatggtcagcagtgccatgatgaacatgggtgtgtatatgtctagagcagtggtcctcaaccctcctaatgccatgaccctttaatagcgcttcatgttgtggtgaccccaaccataaaattattttcatttctatgtcataactatcattttgctactgtgatgaattgagcgccccctgtgaaagggttgttcaacctccAAAAGGGCTGCAACCCACaaattgagaaccattggtctagagggTCCCACCTCTCTCTGTtcaaccagtaagcctgatctcttgtatggttttgagttttgttccacagtttTCTCCCACTCGATCCAGGACCTTCTGCGCTCTCCTTTCAGGAGTAGCTGCTAATGGTAGCAGGTCATCATCTAGTTTGGGTGGACTTGACAGACCTTTGCTTGGTTGTCTTAGTGCTCTCATAACCATATGTATCCTGATAAATCCCCAAGTCCAAAGTCAATATCTCCAGCTCAGATTTCATAAGCTTCAGTTACACACAGAGAGACATAAACATCCTCCATACAAGGATGTATGTATGATAGCTGTTTTCCTCAGTATCAGTGTGCCCAAAATTGAACACATAATCTTCATCCATCTCAACATTTTTTCCAGTGTTCTTGGTTTTAGTGAATGACACTACTTGTCACCCAACTGCCTAATCATCCttgaatctctcctctttcttcccctgcaAACTGTCAATCACCAGTACCTCCTAAATATCCTTCTGACCATCCCTCATATCTCTAGACACACTGGTATTACCCTGAAACAGGCCACAGACATCTCCTCATTGATCTCACTGATTCTGGTCACACTTATTAATTCTCCATCTTTCAACAAGACAGACTTTTTTTTCAAATATGTAAATGTGAGCATGTCAATCGTGTTTTAAAATCTGCATTGTGTTTGAATTATCCCtcaactcaaaccaaaccaaataaaacaaacatttatTCCGACTCCGAGTGAGAAGGAccaagtagaattgctcctgtcactgttctcccagggagtggctggtggggtcagattgctgacctcttggttagctgCACACTGTGTAACCCGCGCTGTCCTCAGGGCTCCTTGAATGACCTCCATATAAGGAAAAACACGCACTACTTGACTTCTACAATTATTCATCTTCTAGCCCTACTTTTATCCCTAATGTCACTTTAAATATCTCCTATCATGATTCAAAATTCAAGAAATATGGAAAATGCCTGTGGGAAAAATATATCTTCTCCTTGCTGGCTCCCTCAGATCACAATTTATTACTTCAGAAAAGTTTTACAGATGTCCCCAATCTAGACTCGATTTCACTTAGTTTGTTAACGCTAGCACTTACTAGctattttataaaaattaaatcattcttCTATAAAAAGGAATCCTAGAAAATAAATACTTCTTTAACCatattttacaggtgaggaaacagcAGCACATAAAAGCTAAGTAACTAACTTGCCTCAAGTCTAGAGCGAGTAAGCAGCAGAGTCAGGATTCTGAAAATCAGACATTTTCAGCCCAGAATCCATGTTCCTAACTATTACCTATGCTGCCTAAACAGTACACAATGTTGCTTCTAGACATTTCTACATTACTCTTTACCTCTGCATGCATtatcatatatatttttgcattattatattttaatttacttGTCTACTAATATTTCTAACTTACAAGATCCATCAAGGTAAGGGTTGTAACTATCTTACAATCTAGTGCTGTGCCTGAAACTGAAAATAATTGAATGCTTGCTTAATGAAAGGATGAACACAACTAAAAGTATGTCTCTGGTTTTACTCAAGCGTTAAATCCAACTTACTTTAGTTACTAAAAGATTTATGCATATGAGTGATAGTTTCACAATTAAGAAACAGAAGCCAAATGCTCATGTTCTTATTTTGTGTGGTGGTGAGATTTCTTCTTTATCAATGCCCCCTTGTCCTGGATATCTGTCcggtgtcttcagtgctgtcatgctctgcttcccatttgacatGTTCACTAACCCTGAGCAACAACCCATTGATGTACTCTGGTCAAGACCAATCACAGTTTCATTTGCAAAGTGAATacttgtcaccaaagaaatgtagGCACACTTGGGTGCGCACACCCATATTCTAAGTGTGCTGCCCATGAAGCTAGTCCAGCCTAAATTACCATCtctttattgttttataattatGTTTAAGTGTTCTAAGAAGGTGGACCATGTATTATATTTCTTCACATACACCACAAACAAATGTATCATTGGGAtttaatttaataatattattttacATAGACATATGCCAGTACATAATGACATCTACTAACAAACACAAGGAACTGGTATTGTCTCTGAGAAGAAGGTAGACACCTCTTAGCTGAGGGAAGTAGAATTATACATACTTAactttatcattttatgatgATAATTTTTTAGGAGACatgttttttaatattaaaatgaaaaatagtgGCTTATTAGCTATAAAGGGCTGAGCTCAACAAATTTTTATGaagaccaaacaaaacaaatgttTACAAGTGGAAAAAAGACTGCATTTTTAATTTCTCAAGAAGTGGcctaaacatgtacatatgtaagtatatttatatatgatgatgatgaaataaagctatgagcatatatttataggtttagtattaaggtagcagatggacattggcctctactcaagtactccctcaattcaagaacactttgttctattaaactggcattccattatgctaaCCTTtcagacacgatcactgaagacaaagtggttgcataagcaaatgtgggaaagaatgctgatggtgcctggctatcaagagatatagcacctggggtcataaagacttgaagataggcTGGTCCAAAGGTAGTGAGATCTCACAACGATTGCTTACAGTCAATTTgtctacccaccccacccccccactactGCACTTGACTAGTCTTAAAAAAaagagacttgaagataaacaagtggtcatctagctgagaagcaacaaagtctacatggaagaagaacaccagcctgtgtgatcacgaggtgtcgataggatcaggtatcaaagaacaaaatattgtatcattgtgaatgaggtcccCCTGTGTggagtgtgtggagtggagacccaaaactcatctgtaggcaattggacacccccttacagatggATCACAGGgaggacacgagccagtcagggtgcagtatagcaccgatgaaacacacaactttcctctagtccttcaatgcttcctacccacccacccatgcactatcatgatcgcaattctaccttacaaaaatgggctagactagaggatgtacatgggtacagataagagctggaaacacagggaatccaggacagataaacccctcagcaccaataatgagagtaacaagaCAAGGAGGTGAagcggaaggtgggggagaaaggagaaaccggatcacaatgatctacatataacacccccctgggggatggacaacagaaaagtaggtgaaggtagacattggacagcataagacataacaaaacaataatttataaattatcaagggttcatgaggaagggtggggaagggagggggaaaataaggagctgataccaagggctcaagtagaaagaaaatattttgagaatgatgatggcaacaaatggataaatgtgcttggcacaatatatgtatgtatggattgtgataagagttgtatgagtctcaaataaaatgattttttaagtggcCTGTAAAACATGTAATTTCTTCAGCACTTAGTGGTTCCTTCTTGTCAGGCTTCAAAAAAAGTGATCATTAAATTGCAGTTTATGggcattcctttttttaaaaaaacaacaacagattttGGAGAAAATTAGGAAAAGACAGACTGAGTTTAAATTATATGAactatgtaattttaaaatacaagGCATTATTGCTAAGTTTTTTACTAAGATGAATATTATAGTCTTTAAAAGTCACTTTCTATTAGAGATACTGGAATATTTAGAGGTACTATATATGTCTCATATCTACTTTAAGATATGATGGAGATTCTAAAATTTTACAGGAAATTTCTATTACCTTtttattccacttttccatgaccttttgaaGTCCCCGTCTATTCCAGTTGTATTCCTGTTATTTGTCCAggcaagaaattttaagaaaacaagAGAGACGCATGGTGGCGCTGCAGGATAAGATGAAAATAATCTGTCAGATGCCTCTGTGGCCTCTGTTGTTGAGGGGAACAGAGATTGCCTGGCCGCTGAAGAGAGCGGTTATTAACGGAGCTTCAGGAGGGTTGTATACCTTCCAGGTATTTCATATAGGGGGAAAACCCCCAGAATCTCAGCTTCCAAAATTCTGGTTGAGCTCTCTAATTTCTACACAAGATGTTGCCTGAAGGAGCCACGGAGACCAGAGGGGCGCTAGCTCTGCAGACAAGGCAAGTCTACATTCTCTTTGTTTGGCTGGGATTGTCTCAGGCGGCCCTGGAATCTGGGCGCTATTTTGTTGCAGAGGAAAATGAAATTGGCTCCTTTGTAGTCAACCTGGCAGGGGACTTAGGGCTGAGGGTGGAGGAGCTCTCCTCCCGGGAGGCACGGGTGGTGTCTGATGATAACCAAGAGCACTTGCACCTTGATTTGCTGACCGGAGATTTGATCTTAACTGAGAAACTGGACCGAGAGGAGCTGTGTAGCTCCACCCAGCCCTGTGTGCTGCATTTTCAAGTATTCCTGAAAAATCCTTTACAGTTTTTTCGGGCTGAGCTGCACATCCAAGATATAAATGATCACTCTCCTATATTCCTGGACAAGGAAATACTTCTGAAAGTATCAGAAAGCACCACGACCGGGAGCACATTCCTGATGGAGAGTGCTCAAGACTCAGACATAGGAAACAATGGTCTCCAAAACTACACAATTAGCTCGAATCCATATTTCTACCTTAAAGTCCGAGACAGCGGTGAAGGACAGAAATCCCCGGAGCTGGTCCTGAACAGACCATTGGATCACGAAGAGGAGCCAGAACTTAGATTAACACTTACGGCTGTGGATGGTGGGTCCCCACCCAGGTCGGGAACAACCACAGTGATCATCAAAGTCTTGGACATAAATGACAACGCCCCCGAGTTTCCACAGGGGCTCTATGAGGTGCAGGTCTTGGAGGACATGCCCATTGGCTCTTGCGTTATCACGGTCTCTGCTAAGGATTTGGATGCAGGAAATTATGGGAAAATATCATACACATTTTTCTCTGCATCCGAAGACATTCGTAAAACTTTTGAAATCAACCCAACATCAGGAGACGTTCACTTAAGAGCTTTCCTGGATTTTGAAGTAACACAATCCTATACTATAAATATCCAGGCAATGGATGGCGGGGGACTTTCAGAAAAATGCGTTCTTCTGATTAAAGTCGTGGATATCAATGATAACCCACCAgaagtgaccatatcttcaattACAAACAGAATTCCAGAGAATGCACCAGAGATACTTGTCGCTGTTTTTAGTGTGCGAGATCAAGACTCTGGGGACAATGGGAAGGTGGCCTGTTCGGTTCAGGATGACCTCCCATTTATTCTTAAACCCACCTTCAAGAATTTCTACACTCTAGTTAATGACAAAGCACTTGACAGAGAGATGAGAGCCGAGTACAACATCACCATCACCGTCACTGACTTGGGGTCCCCCAGGCTCAAAGCCGAACACACCATCAGGGTGCTGGTCTCCGACGTCAATGACAACGCGCCCACCTTCACCcaaacctcctacaccctcttcatccGCGAGAACAACAGTCCCGGCCTGCACCTGGGCACAGTCAGCGCCACAGACAGAGACACGGGCACCAACGCCCAAGTCACCTACTCCCTGCTGCCGCCCCGCGACCCGCACCTCGCGCTCGCCTCGCTCGTGTCCATCCACGCGGAGCAGGGGCACCTGTTCGCGCTGCGGGCGCTGGACTTCGAGGCGCTGCGCGCCTTCGAGTTCCGCGTGGGCGCGGCGGACGCGGGCTCCCCGGCGCTGAGCAGCGAGGCGCTGGTGcgcgtggtggtggtggacgaCAACGACCACGCGCCCCTGGTGCTGTACCCGCCAGCGCCCAATGGCTCTGCGCCCTGCCCAGAGCTGGTGCCCAGGGCGGCCGAGGAGGGCTACCTGGTGAGCAAGGTGGTGGCGGTGGACGGCGACGCGGGCCAGAACGCCTGGCTGTCCTACCAGCTGCTCAAGGCCACGGAGCCAGGGCTGTTCCGCGTGTGGGCGCACAATGGCGAGGTGCGCACCGCCAGGCCGCTGGGCGAGCGCGACGCGGCgcagcacaggctg is from Tenrec ecaudatus isolate mTenEca1 chromosome 2, mTenEca1.hap1, whole genome shotgun sequence and encodes:
- the LOC142439389 gene encoding protocadherin beta-14-like gives rise to the protein MLPEGATETRGALALQTRQVYILFVWLGLSQAALESGRYFVAEENEIGSFVVNLAGDLGLRVEELSSREARVVSDDNQEHLHLDLLTGDLILTEKLDREELCSSTQPCVLHFQVFLKNPLQFFRAELHIQDINDHSPIFLDKEILLKVSESTTTGSTFLMESAQDSDIGNNGLQNYTISSNPYFYLKVRDSGEGQKSPELVLNRPLDHEEEPELRLTLTAVDGGSPPRSGTTTVIIKVLDINDNAPEFPQGLYEVQVLEDMPIGSCVITVSAKDLDAGNYGKISYTFFSASEDIRKTFEINPTSGDVHLRAFLDFEVTQSYTINIQAMDGGGLSEKCVLLIKVVDINDNPPEVTISSITNRIPENAPEILVAVFSVRDQDSGDNGKVACSVQDDLPFILKPTFKNFYTLVNDKALDREMRAEYNITITVTDLGSPRLKAEHTIRVLVSDVNDNAPTFTQTSYTLFIRENNSPGLHLGTVSATDRDTGTNAQVTYSLLPPRDPHLALASLVSIHAEQGHLFALRALDFEALRAFEFRVGAADAGSPALSSEALVRVVVVDDNDHAPLVLYPPAPNGSAPCPELVPRAAEEGYLVSKVVAVDGDAGQNAWLSYQLLKATEPGLFRVWAHNGEVRTARPLGERDAAQHRLVVLVQDHGEPALSASVTLHVLLVDGFSQPYLPRPEGARDEAQADWLTVYLVIALASVSSLFLCSVLLFVALRLCRRRRAAAECGYSVPEGYFPDHLVDVSGTGTLSQSYQYEVCLTGGSGTNEFKFLKPIIPNLPVQDSGRNVGGEANSRSNFGFNIQ